The following nucleotide sequence is from Aggregicoccus sp. 17bor-14.
CCGGCGGGGGCGTGAGCCTCACCGACGTGCGCGGCCCCAAGAACCCCGACTTCCGCGACGACGTGGACTTCTTCGTGCCCGTGGGCGCAGGCCTCATGGTGAGCGCCGGCCGCTTCGCGCTCGACGCGCGCCTGAGCTACCAGTTCCTCTTCGACCAGGAGAGCGTGAGCGCGCCGGACGGCAACGGGGGCGCGAGCGGCGGGCGCTACCAGGCGATGGTGGGCCTGAGCTTCGCCCTCTAGCGCTCAGGGCGCGGCGGTGGCCGCCACCTTCCCCGCCGCGGGCGGCGCGGCGTGCACCTGGCCCACGTAGAAGTAGCCGTCGAAGCCGCGCGGGTAGCGGTCCGGCGCCATGGGCAGGACGAAGAAGCGCTCCGGGCCGTAGCGCTGCAGCGCGCGCTGGTAGCGCTCCTGCAGTCGCACCCCGGGGCCCGCGGCGCTCGTCAGCACCTGCCGCTCTCCATCCTCGTGCACCCCGGGGCGCGAGTCCTGCCCCGCGTCAAGCTTCACCGTGTGCACCACCCCGCCCTCCGACGAGGTGCGTGTGCCGCCCTGCGTGGGGTGCGCCCCGCACGCGAGCGCGGCCCTGGGACCGAGCCGGCAGTCCCACGCGCTGCCGTGGCGGTAGAGCACGTCGTAGGAGTGGAAGGGGACGCCCGCGCGCGAGAGGTGCCAGCCCATGGGCACGAAGTCCCGGTCCCACGGCACGCCGCGCTCGTTGCTCGCGTGCACGTTGCCGGTGAGCACGATGAAGCTCGCGCGCGGCTGCTGCTTGCGCGCTGCGAGCAGCCGCTGGGCCATCGCCGCGTCGTGGGCGCTGCCCTGCAGCCCCTCCACGTCGAAGGAGAGCACCGCCACCCGCAGTCCCTGGCGCCCCAGCGTCCGCGCGCGCTCGATGAGCTCCACCAGCGCGCGGCTGCTGCGCCCGTCCTGCTCCGGGCGATGCCAGAAGGGCCCCGCGGTGAGCGCCTCCACGTCCTCCTCGTCCCCGTCGCTCTGGAGGTAGCGGTCCAGCGCCCGCTGCTCGCGCACGGGCAGCTCGAGCGCGAGCACCACCGGCGCGCCCAGGTGCGCCGCGTGGCACACCGCCTGTCCCACGAAGCGCGGCACCTCCTGCGTGCCGTGCACCTCGCCCAGCACGAGGAAGCCGCCGGGCGCGAGCGCGCGGTCGAAGCCCTCGTCGAGGCCCGGGATGGCCGGCCCGCAGCGCGTCTCGCGCACGTCTTCGGGCACGGGCACGGGCGGGAGCGACGACCCCAGCGCCACGGCGGCCTGCGCCGCAATCGGCCCCGCGCTGGGCAGGCCGCCAGTGAGCGCGAGGGCGGCAGGGCCTCCCTGCAGGCGCGCGCGCAGGGCCTGCTCCACGGAGAGGTCTCGGAAGAAGTTCTGCTCGAAGCGCTTGTCCGAGGGGTCCAGCGGATGCGGCGGCGGCGGGGTGGCGGGCTCGGCGTCCTCGCCCGCGCCCTCCTCCTCGCTCACCAACTGCTGCGACGTGGGCACCACTGCCCAGACCTGCGGGCCGAGCACGGTGTGGCGGAAGACGCGCAGGTGCGTGCCACCGCGAAGGTCCGGCTGCACCTGCGCGTAGTAGCGCACGCGCGCGCTGAAGCCCTCGCCCAGCGTGGCCTCCTTGAAGTCGGTGCGCAGCGCCATCACCTCGGGCTTGTCGCCGTGCTGTACGTCGAGCGCGAAGCCGCGCTCGCGGAAGTACGCCTCCACCGCGGGCCACACCTGCGCAGGGGGGCGCGGGTACACGTACCGGGCCGTCTCGAGCAGCGCATCTCGCTGCTGCGCCTGCGCGCGCTGCGCCTGCACCGAGGCACAGCCGGAGGAGACCAGCGACAGCAGCGCGCACAGCAGGGCCAGGCCGGGAGCTCGCATGCCCCTGCAACGCTAGACGCAGGCCCCGCATAGCGGCAACGCGCTGCGCCACCCTCGTCCTGCACTTGTCCTGGAGGACGCCCCCCGTGTGCGCTTCCCCCCGGCTGCTGTAGGCTGCCGCGCCGCCGCGACCGCGGCGGAAGAGGGGGCCACCCGATGCGCACAGCGAGCAACCTGACGGTGAGCCAGTACCAGCTCGCGGCCCTCAACCGCATCGCCTTCCTCGCCGCCACGGCCGCGGACGTGTGCACGCTCTTCCAGGAGGCCGGCACCGAGCTGATGCACGCCTTCTCGGCGGACGGGATGGGCGTGCTGCTCTTGGACCCCGTCACGGGCGAGCGCGTGGTGGCGCACCGGCGCGGCCTCACGCCGGAGGGCGAGGCGCTGTGGGCGGCGCTCCCCACGCGCGACACCCTCACTGCCCAGGTGGTGGCGGACGGCCGCGCCCGCTCCTGGCTGCGCGAGGACTTCGCCCCCGCCGCGCAGGCCATCCTCGCGCACACCGGCTACTGGGCCGAGGCCGCGGTGCCCCTGCAGATCCACGCGCGCGTGCTCGGCTGCCTCAACGTCACCTTCCGCCAGCCGCGCCGCCTGGACCCCGCCCAGCTCGAGCTGCTGCACGCCATGGCCAGCCACTTCGCCGCCGCCGTGGAGAGCCAGCGCCTGCTCGCGCGCCAGCGCGCGGTGAGCGCCGAGAACGCCCAGCTCTACGAGGAGCTGCGGCTCGCCAGCGCCGAGCTCGCGCGCAACCAGACGCAGCTCGCCCAGCGCGGCCACCTCGCCTCGCTCGGTGAGATGACGGCGGTGCTCGCGCACGAGCTGCGCAACCCGCTCGCCATCCTCGGCAACGCGCACGCCCTGCTCGAGCGGCGCGAGAACGCCGAGCCGGAGCTGCGCCGCCAGGCGCTGCGCGCGATGGGCCAGGAGCTCAAGCGCATGAACCAGCTGGTGGAGGAGCTCCTGCACTTCGGGCGCCCCACCGCGCCCAGCTTCGAGCCGCTGTGCCTCTGGGCCCTGGTGGAGGAGGTGAAGGAGGCCGTGAGCGCGCACCTGCCGCCGCAGGTGGAGGTCAGCGTGGAGCTGCACGGCGAGATGCCCCGCATCTCCTTCGACGCGCGCCTCATCCGCCAGGCGCTGGTGAACCTCGCGCTCAACGGCGCCCAGGCCATGCCCGCCGGAGGCCGCCTCACCCTGCGCCTGCAGGAGACCTCGCGCGGCGCCCAGCTCGAGGTGGAGGACGAGGGCATGGGCATCACCCCCGAGGTGCGCGCGCGCATGTTCGAGCCCTTCTTCACCACGCGCGCCACCGGCACCGGCCTCGGGCTCGCGCTGGTGCAGCACGCGGTCGTGCAGCACCAGGGACACCTCGAGGTGCACAGCGCCCCCGGCGAGGGCACCACCTTCCGCATCGAGCTGCCCCGGAGCCCCAGCGCTCCCGCGCCGAGCGCCTGAGCGCTACGCGCGCGCGCCGTCGGTCTCGCGCCACGGGGCGAGCAGCCCGCGGCTGCTGCGCTGCGCGAGCGCGAGCAGCTCCGAGAGCCGCAGCGGGTGGCGCATGCTCAAGGACTCCTCGGACTCCTGCGCCGAGCTCTCGCTGCCCAAGATCGCCGCCAGGGTGCCCAGCGCCTCGTTGCGGTGCAGCCGCGGGACGAGCTCGTCGTCCGCCGGCTGCAGCAGCCGCACGTCGTGCACCACCAGCCGCGGCAGCGCGAGCCCCTCCATGCGCTCGAGCGCCTCTCCGAGGTCCACGGCGGTGTGCACCTCGTAGCCATGCGCGGTGAGCGCGAGGCACAGCGCCTGCTGCACCTCACTGCGGTGGTCGACGACGAGGATGCTGGGGAGCAGGCCAGAGGAAGACGTTGCCATGGTGTGGCTCCTGCGAGGTGCTTCAGGAGCATCCTACGCAATTTTCCGCCCTGGGTGAATACCCACCCTCCCCCTGTCGCCTGGAGGACCTAGGCGGGCACCGCGTCCGGCTGCCGGCTCGCGTGCGCGGCCTGGAAGGCGGGCAGCTTCTCGCACTCGGCCTCGATGCGGGCGAGCAGCGGGTAGGACGCCACGTCCACCCCGAAGCGGCGCGAGGCGAAGAGCTGCGGGACGAGGCACACGTCCGCGAGGGTGACGCTGTCGCCCACGCAGTAGCGCCCCGCGCTCGCGCCCAGGCTCTGCTCCAGCGCCGTGAGCCCGCGCGAGATCCAGTGCGCGCTCCACGCCTTGTCGTCCTGGCCCAGCGGCCCCTTCACGTGCTGCATCACCGAGAGGTTCTGCAGCGGCTGGATGCCCGAGTTCACCATCTCCGCGAGCATCCGCACCCGCGCGCGCGCGAACGCGTCCGTGGGCAGCAGCGCGGGGCTCGGGTGCCGCTCCTCGAGGAACTCCAGGATGGCGAGCGACTGCGAGAGGTACTGCGTCTGGCCGCTCGCGTCCTTCAGCTCGAGCACGGGCACCGTGCGCATCGGGTTCTTCGCGCGGTAGGCGTCGGTGTGCTGCTGCCCGCCGTCCTGCAGCAGGTGCACCGGCACGTACTCGTAGGAGAGCCCCTTGAGGTTGAGCGCGATGCGCACGCGCCAGCTGCAGCTGCTGCGCCAGTAGCCGTGCAGCCGCAGGGACTCCGGGCCCGCGCCGCTCACGCCGCCACCACCGTGTTGTCGATGCGGCCGAACACGCTGGTGCCCGCGGCATCGAGCATCTCGATCTGGATGCGGTCCCCGGGCTTCATGAAGGGCGTCTTGGGCCCCCCCTGCTCGATGGTCTCGATCATCCGCACCTCCGCGAGGCAGGAGATGCCGCGCGCGCGGTCCTCGTTGGACACCGTGCCCGAGCCCAGGATGGTGCCCGCGGTGTAGCCGCGCGTCTTGGTGATGTGCTGCACGAGGTCGAAGAAGGAGAAGTGCATCTCGGGGCCCGCGTCCGTGTCCCCCACCACCTTGCCGTTGAGCGTGCAGCGCAGCCGCAGGTGCACGCGCCCGTCGTGCCAGGCCTCGCCCAGCTCGTCCGGCGTCACCGCGAAGGGGCTGAACGCGCTCGCGGGCTTGCTCTGGAAGAAGCCGAAGCCCTTCGCCAGCTCGTTGGGGATGAGGTTGCGCAGGGACACGTCGTTCACCAGCATCACCAGGCGCACGTAGCGCCCCGCATCGCGCGCCTTCGTGCCCTGCGGCACGTCGCCGAGCACCACCGCCACCTCGCCCTCGAAGTCGAAGCCCCAGCTCACGTCCGCGCAGCGGATGGGGCCGGTGGGGTCCAGGAACTCGCTGCTGCCGCCCTGGTACACGAGCGGGTCGGTCTCCAGCGTGGGCGGCGGCTCTGCGTTGCGCGCCTTGCGCACCAGGCGCACGTGGTTGAGGTAGGCGCTGCCGTCGATCCAC
It contains:
- a CDS encoding ATP-binding protein — translated: MRTASNLTVSQYQLAALNRIAFLAATAADVCTLFQEAGTELMHAFSADGMGVLLLDPVTGERVVAHRRGLTPEGEALWAALPTRDTLTAQVVADGRARSWLREDFAPAAQAILAHTGYWAEAAVPLQIHARVLGCLNVTFRQPRRLDPAQLELLHAMASHFAAAVESQRLLARQRAVSAENAQLYEELRLASAELARNQTQLAQRGHLASLGEMTAVLAHELRNPLAILGNAHALLERRENAEPELRRQALRAMGQELKRMNQLVEELLHFGRPTAPSFEPLCLWALVEEVKEAVSAHLPPQVEVSVELHGEMPRISFDARLIRQALVNLALNGAQAMPAGGRLTLRLQETSRGAQLEVEDEGMGITPEVRARMFEPFFTTRATGTGLGLALVQHAVVQHQGHLEVHSAPGEGTTFRIELPRSPSAPAPSA
- the maiA gene encoding maleylacetoacetate isomerase; translation: MSGAGPESLRLHGYWRSSCSWRVRIALNLKGLSYEYVPVHLLQDGGQQHTDAYRAKNPMRTVPVLELKDASGQTQYLSQSLAILEFLEERHPSPALLPTDAFARARVRMLAEMVNSGIQPLQNLSVMQHVKGPLGQDDKAWSAHWISRGLTALEQSLGASAGRYCVGDSVTLADVCLVPQLFASRRFGVDVASYPLLARIEAECEKLPAFQAAHASRQPDAVPA
- a CDS encoding fumarylacetoacetate hydrolase family protein encodes the protein MKLATLHDGTRDGKLIVVTRDGARYAPATGIAPHLQAALDAWDATEPKLRALAQQLEAGQVKGEPVDVSMLRSPLPRAYEWIDGSAYLNHVRLVRKARNAEPPPTLETDPLVYQGGSSEFLDPTGPIRCADVSWGFDFEGEVAVVLGDVPQGTKARDAGRYVRLVMLVNDVSLRNLIPNELAKGFGFFQSKPASAFSPFAVTPDELGEAWHDGRVHLRLRCTLNGKVVGDTDAGPEMHFSFFDLVQHITKTRGYTAGTILGSGTVSNEDRARGISCLAEVRMIETIEQGGPKTPFMKPGDRIQIEMLDAAGTSVFGRIDNTVVAA